The proteins below come from a single Tachypleus tridentatus isolate NWPU-2018 chromosome 13, ASM421037v1, whole genome shotgun sequence genomic window:
- the LOC143240641 gene encoding inactive tyrosine-protein kinase transmembrane receptor ROR1-like isoform X3, translating into MVDKGKGHVTSKLRLHYLDTLDTAFYKCEANNGFKTAETTGILKVSGGNIGPPKSLPEFPPVLVPDFPALYGSYPNLSEGGVCQVYRGATCSEYIANKTVYFKTLRSQGFLEEKLAAAFTVIATSHDISVQCQHFAFPSFCHFAFPLCDGTSPVPKPRQVCRDECEVLEYNMCSLEYSIAKRHPLIGQQNILPVCADLPPIGSVESQKCVRLGVPNAVQVNPKHTCYVGRGEGYRGTLTHTASGLACQHWSHQIFYQSSDYPELTGGHNFCRNPVGIESQPWCFTADSETHRELCDIPKCADYTWLYIFFPTTAVVIFLGLAVGIWCMKRRSNHPPTSSKLSKMAACPPSQQGYSQRVEMNSLMSKSKIRVPEFPLTSIRFLQQLGEGAFGKVYRGELLGIHGPGSAALVAIKTLKEDATFKTQQDFWREAEMMSGLQHPNIVGLLGVCFQKEPLCMLFEYMTKGDLHEYLISHCPLSDISINEEKRTKQLLELPDLLHISRQVASGMEFLSGHHYVHRDLATRNCLVDEGLTVKISDFGLSRDIYSSDYYRVQSKSLLPVRWMPPESILYGKFSTESDVWSFGVVMWEVFSFGLQPYYGYNNQEVIDMIRTRQLLPCPEMCPPHMYAMMVECWHEIPSRRPSFRELHARLCSWQAMHARTLSVAHSASTNNGSQHSSTGPSNNTGSTNLSSNLSQMPGHSNGQPQIRVGPNSKPTLSTCKEGFPAYLQAKPGTHLSKPVASSSSSPIASYIAAQDGKVSNV; encoded by the exons ATGGTTGACAAGGGTAAAGGTCATGTGACCTCTAAACTGCGACTTCACTATCTTGATACACTAGATACAGCTTTTTACAAATGTGAAGCCAACAATGGCTTTAAGACTGCGGAGACAACGGGAATATTAAAAGTTAGCGGAG GAAATATTGGACCGCCAAAGAGCTTGCCCGAATTCCCACCAGTTTTAGTACCGGATTTTCCAGCGCTTTATGGAAG ttACCCTAATCTGTCGGAGGGAGGCGTGTGTCAGGTTTACAGAGGAGCAACTTGTTCAGAGTACATCGCCAATAAAACCGTTTACTTCAAAACTCTCCGAAGTCAGGGGTTTTTAGAAGAGAAGTTGGCAGCGGCGTTTACCGTCATTGCCACTTCTCATGACATTTCTGTCCAGTGCCAACATTTTGCCTTCCCTTCCTTCTGCCACTTCGCTTTTCCCCTCTGCGACGGAACTTCACCTGTCCCGAAACCCCGACAGGTGTGTCGCGACGAATGCGAGGTGCTGGAATATAATATGTGCAGTTTGGAGTATTCCATTGCCAAGCGTCATCCCTTGATTGGCCAACAAAATATCCTACCTGTGTGCGCGGATCTGCCACCTATCGGCTCTGTGGAGAGTCAGAAATGTGTTCGGCTGGGAGTCCCTAATGCTGTACAAGTTAACCCAA aacataCTTGCTACGTTGGTAGAGGTGAGGGTTATAGAGGAACTCTCACCCACACAGCTTCTGGACTCGCATGTCAACATTGGAGCCATCAGATTTTCTACCAGTCATCAGACTACCCAGAGTTGACCGGTGGGCACAATTTCTGTCGCAATCCCGTGGGGATAGAGAGCCAACCTTGGTGTTTCACGGCAGATTCCGAGACTCACAGGGAGCTTTGTGATATCCCTAAATGTG CGGACTACACGTGGCTGTACATCTTCTTCCCTACAACTGCTGTTGTGATATTTCTGGGTCTGGCTGTTGGTATTTGGTGCATGAAGCGACGTTCTAATCATCCTCCGACTTCCAGTAAACTATCCAAGATGGCCGCTTGTCCTCCCAGTCAACAAGGTTACAGCCAGAGAGTGGAAATGAACTCTTTAATGTCAAAGTCCAAAATAAGAGTTCCAGAGTTTCCACTGACCTCTATCCGTTTTCTCCAGCAGTTAGGAGAAGGAGCCTTTGGCAAGGTCTATAGAGGCGAACTGCTGGGAATCCACGGACCTGGGTCAGCTGCTTTGGTAGCCATTAAGACACTCAAAGAAGACGCCACTTTCAAAACGCAGCAGGACTTCTGGCGAGAAGCAGAAATGATGTCAGGTCTTCAACACCCTAACATTGTGGGTCTGTTGGgtgtttgttttcaaaaagaaCCTCTATGTATGTTGTTTGAATACATGACAAAAGGTGACCTTCACGAATACCTTATCTCGCACTGCCCCCTCTCTGACATTTCTATAAATGAAGAGAAAAGAACTAAACAACTTCTGGAGCTTCCAGATTTACTCCATATTTCTCGTCAGGTGGCAAGTGGAATGGAATTTCTGTCGGGCCATCACTACGTCCATCGGGATCTGGCCACTCGAAACTGTTTGGTTGATGAAGGACTTACAGTAAAGATTTCCGATTTTGGTCTTTCTCGGGACATCTATTCTTCAGATTATTACAGAGTTCAGTCTAAGTCTCTGCTTCCAGTCCGTTGGATGCCTCCAGAGTCTATTCTATATGGAAAGTTTTCTACAGAAAGTGATGTGTGGTCCTTTGGAGTTGTGATGTGGGAAGTGTTCAGCTTTGGTCTTCAACCATATTACGGTTACAACAACCAAGAAGTAATTGACATGATTCGCACCAGACAACTCCTACCCTGCCCAGAAATGTGCCCGCCACATATGTACGCCATGATGGTAGAATGTTGGCACGAGATTCCGTCACGGAGACCATCCTTCCGGGAGCTGCATGCTCGGCTGTGTTCGTGGCAGGCAATGCACGCTCGGACCCTCAGTGTGGCCCATTCTGCCAGCACTAACAATGGAAGTCAGCACAGTAGCACAGGCCCTAGCAACAACACGGGGTCCACGAATTTGAGTAGTAACCTTTCACAAATGCCAGGCCACAGTAATGGACAGCCTCAAATCAGAGTTGGCCCCAACTCTAAACCTACTCTCAGCACCTGTAAGGAAGGTTTCCCTGCGTACTTGCAAGCTAAGCCTGGGACTCACCTGTCCAAACCTGTCGCATCATCATCATCCTCTCCAATTGCTTCTTACATTGCTGCTCAAGATGGGAAAGTGTCGAATGTGTAA
- the LOC143240641 gene encoding tyrosine-protein kinase transmembrane receptor Ror-like isoform X1, with amino-acid sequence MPQLTTSSNELTPNFVSNMIQQVAVLLTIISTRNNIVFSGPSTDRSDTHHDHVVLSSIDLFDDLSDIDVGSEDETPRGRTGGFDVDFSTPLARDASGTTANGSQEQFLRIERPLVNVTRFPGQKTKLICSFIGHPTPVIRWYKNEAPLQEERGRVDIKMVDKGKGHVTSKLRLHYLDTLDTAFYKCEANNGFKTAETTGILKVSGGNIGPPKSLPEFPPVLVPDFPALYGSYPNLSEGGVCQVYRGATCSEYIANKTVYFKTLRSQGFLEEKLAAAFTVIATSHDISVQCQHFAFPSFCHFAFPLCDGTSPVPKPRQVCRDECEVLEYNMCSLEYSIAKRHPLIGQQNILPVCADLPPIGSVESQKCVRLGVPNAVQVNPKHTCYVGRGEGYRGTLTHTASGLACQHWSHQIFYQSSDYPELTGGHNFCRNPVGIESQPWCFTADSETHRELCDIPKCADYTWLYIFFPTTAVVIFLGLAVGIWCMKRRSNHPPTSSKLSKMAACPPSQQGYSQRVEMNSLMSKSKIRVPEFPLTSIRFLQQLGEGAFGKVYRGELLGIHGPGSAALVAIKTLKEDATFKTQQDFWREAEMMSGLQHPNIVGLLGVCFQKEPLCMLFEYMTKGDLHEYLISHCPLSDISINEEKRTKQLLELPDLLHISRQVASGMEFLSGHHYVHRDLATRNCLVDEGLTVKISDFGLSRDIYSSDYYRVQSKSLLPVRWMPPESILYGKFSTESDVWSFGVVMWEVFSFGLQPYYGYNNQEVIDMIRTRQLLPCPEMCPPHMYAMMVECWHEIPSRRPSFRELHARLCSWQAMHARTLSVAHSASTNNGSQHSSTGPSNNTGSTNLSSNLSQMPGHSNGQPQIRVGPNSKPTLSTCKEGFPAYLQAKPGTHLSKPVASSSSSPIASYIAAQDGKVSNV; translated from the exons GTTTGACGTCGATTTCTCAACACCTCTAGCACGTGACGCGAGTGGAACAACAGCGAATG gttCACAAGAGCAATTTCTGCGCATTGAACGACCCCTTGTCAACGTCACTCGATTCCCAGGTCAGAAGACGAAATTGATATGTTCTTTTATTGGACATCCGACGCCAGTTATTCGATGGTACAAGAATGAGGCGCCTCTTCAAGAAGAACGTGGTCGGGTTGACATTAAGATGGTTGACAAGGGTAAAGGTCATGTGACCTCTAAACTGCGACTTCACTATCTTGATACACTAGATACAGCTTTTTACAAATGTGAAGCCAACAATGGCTTTAAGACTGCGGAGACAACGGGAATATTAAAAGTTAGCGGAG GAAATATTGGACCGCCAAAGAGCTTGCCCGAATTCCCACCAGTTTTAGTACCGGATTTTCCAGCGCTTTATGGAAG ttACCCTAATCTGTCGGAGGGAGGCGTGTGTCAGGTTTACAGAGGAGCAACTTGTTCAGAGTACATCGCCAATAAAACCGTTTACTTCAAAACTCTCCGAAGTCAGGGGTTTTTAGAAGAGAAGTTGGCAGCGGCGTTTACCGTCATTGCCACTTCTCATGACATTTCTGTCCAGTGCCAACATTTTGCCTTCCCTTCCTTCTGCCACTTCGCTTTTCCCCTCTGCGACGGAACTTCACCTGTCCCGAAACCCCGACAGGTGTGTCGCGACGAATGCGAGGTGCTGGAATATAATATGTGCAGTTTGGAGTATTCCATTGCCAAGCGTCATCCCTTGATTGGCCAACAAAATATCCTACCTGTGTGCGCGGATCTGCCACCTATCGGCTCTGTGGAGAGTCAGAAATGTGTTCGGCTGGGAGTCCCTAATGCTGTACAAGTTAACCCAA aacataCTTGCTACGTTGGTAGAGGTGAGGGTTATAGAGGAACTCTCACCCACACAGCTTCTGGACTCGCATGTCAACATTGGAGCCATCAGATTTTCTACCAGTCATCAGACTACCCAGAGTTGACCGGTGGGCACAATTTCTGTCGCAATCCCGTGGGGATAGAGAGCCAACCTTGGTGTTTCACGGCAGATTCCGAGACTCACAGGGAGCTTTGTGATATCCCTAAATGTG CGGACTACACGTGGCTGTACATCTTCTTCCCTACAACTGCTGTTGTGATATTTCTGGGTCTGGCTGTTGGTATTTGGTGCATGAAGCGACGTTCTAATCATCCTCCGACTTCCAGTAAACTATCCAAGATGGCCGCTTGTCCTCCCAGTCAACAAGGTTACAGCCAGAGAGTGGAAATGAACTCTTTAATGTCAAAGTCCAAAATAAGAGTTCCAGAGTTTCCACTGACCTCTATCCGTTTTCTCCAGCAGTTAGGAGAAGGAGCCTTTGGCAAGGTCTATAGAGGCGAACTGCTGGGAATCCACGGACCTGGGTCAGCTGCTTTGGTAGCCATTAAGACACTCAAAGAAGACGCCACTTTCAAAACGCAGCAGGACTTCTGGCGAGAAGCAGAAATGATGTCAGGTCTTCAACACCCTAACATTGTGGGTCTGTTGGgtgtttgttttcaaaaagaaCCTCTATGTATGTTGTTTGAATACATGACAAAAGGTGACCTTCACGAATACCTTATCTCGCACTGCCCCCTCTCTGACATTTCTATAAATGAAGAGAAAAGAACTAAACAACTTCTGGAGCTTCCAGATTTACTCCATATTTCTCGTCAGGTGGCAAGTGGAATGGAATTTCTGTCGGGCCATCACTACGTCCATCGGGATCTGGCCACTCGAAACTGTTTGGTTGATGAAGGACTTACAGTAAAGATTTCCGATTTTGGTCTTTCTCGGGACATCTATTCTTCAGATTATTACAGAGTTCAGTCTAAGTCTCTGCTTCCAGTCCGTTGGATGCCTCCAGAGTCTATTCTATATGGAAAGTTTTCTACAGAAAGTGATGTGTGGTCCTTTGGAGTTGTGATGTGGGAAGTGTTCAGCTTTGGTCTTCAACCATATTACGGTTACAACAACCAAGAAGTAATTGACATGATTCGCACCAGACAACTCCTACCCTGCCCAGAAATGTGCCCGCCACATATGTACGCCATGATGGTAGAATGTTGGCACGAGATTCCGTCACGGAGACCATCCTTCCGGGAGCTGCATGCTCGGCTGTGTTCGTGGCAGGCAATGCACGCTCGGACCCTCAGTGTGGCCCATTCTGCCAGCACTAACAATGGAAGTCAGCACAGTAGCACAGGCCCTAGCAACAACACGGGGTCCACGAATTTGAGTAGTAACCTTTCACAAATGCCAGGCCACAGTAATGGACAGCCTCAAATCAGAGTTGGCCCCAACTCTAAACCTACTCTCAGCACCTGTAAGGAAGGTTTCCCTGCGTACTTGCAAGCTAAGCCTGGGACTCACCTGTCCAAACCTGTCGCATCATCATCATCCTCTCCAATTGCTTCTTACATTGCTGCTCAAGATGGGAAAGTGTCGAATGTGTAA
- the LOC143240641 gene encoding inactive tyrosine-protein kinase transmembrane receptor ROR1-like isoform X2, with product MCVYFVWYTHHDHVVLSSIDLFDDLSDIDVGSEDETPRGRTGGFDVDFSTPLARDASGTTANGSQEQFLRIERPLVNVTRFPGQKTKLICSFIGHPTPVIRWYKNEAPLQEERGRVDIKMVDKGKGHVTSKLRLHYLDTLDTAFYKCEANNGFKTAETTGILKVSGGNIGPPKSLPEFPPVLVPDFPALYGSYPNLSEGGVCQVYRGATCSEYIANKTVYFKTLRSQGFLEEKLAAAFTVIATSHDISVQCQHFAFPSFCHFAFPLCDGTSPVPKPRQVCRDECEVLEYNMCSLEYSIAKRHPLIGQQNILPVCADLPPIGSVESQKCVRLGVPNAVQVNPKHTCYVGRGEGYRGTLTHTASGLACQHWSHQIFYQSSDYPELTGGHNFCRNPVGIESQPWCFTADSETHRELCDIPKCADYTWLYIFFPTTAVVIFLGLAVGIWCMKRRSNHPPTSSKLSKMAACPPSQQGYSQRVEMNSLMSKSKIRVPEFPLTSIRFLQQLGEGAFGKVYRGELLGIHGPGSAALVAIKTLKEDATFKTQQDFWREAEMMSGLQHPNIVGLLGVCFQKEPLCMLFEYMTKGDLHEYLISHCPLSDISINEEKRTKQLLELPDLLHISRQVASGMEFLSGHHYVHRDLATRNCLVDEGLTVKISDFGLSRDIYSSDYYRVQSKSLLPVRWMPPESILYGKFSTESDVWSFGVVMWEVFSFGLQPYYGYNNQEVIDMIRTRQLLPCPEMCPPHMYAMMVECWHEIPSRRPSFRELHARLCSWQAMHARTLSVAHSASTNNGSQHSSTGPSNNTGSTNLSSNLSQMPGHSNGQPQIRVGPNSKPTLSTCKEGFPAYLQAKPGTHLSKPVASSSSSPIASYIAAQDGKVSNV from the exons GTTTGACGTCGATTTCTCAACACCTCTAGCACGTGACGCGAGTGGAACAACAGCGAATG gttCACAAGAGCAATTTCTGCGCATTGAACGACCCCTTGTCAACGTCACTCGATTCCCAGGTCAGAAGACGAAATTGATATGTTCTTTTATTGGACATCCGACGCCAGTTATTCGATGGTACAAGAATGAGGCGCCTCTTCAAGAAGAACGTGGTCGGGTTGACATTAAGATGGTTGACAAGGGTAAAGGTCATGTGACCTCTAAACTGCGACTTCACTATCTTGATACACTAGATACAGCTTTTTACAAATGTGAAGCCAACAATGGCTTTAAGACTGCGGAGACAACGGGAATATTAAAAGTTAGCGGAG GAAATATTGGACCGCCAAAGAGCTTGCCCGAATTCCCACCAGTTTTAGTACCGGATTTTCCAGCGCTTTATGGAAG ttACCCTAATCTGTCGGAGGGAGGCGTGTGTCAGGTTTACAGAGGAGCAACTTGTTCAGAGTACATCGCCAATAAAACCGTTTACTTCAAAACTCTCCGAAGTCAGGGGTTTTTAGAAGAGAAGTTGGCAGCGGCGTTTACCGTCATTGCCACTTCTCATGACATTTCTGTCCAGTGCCAACATTTTGCCTTCCCTTCCTTCTGCCACTTCGCTTTTCCCCTCTGCGACGGAACTTCACCTGTCCCGAAACCCCGACAGGTGTGTCGCGACGAATGCGAGGTGCTGGAATATAATATGTGCAGTTTGGAGTATTCCATTGCCAAGCGTCATCCCTTGATTGGCCAACAAAATATCCTACCTGTGTGCGCGGATCTGCCACCTATCGGCTCTGTGGAGAGTCAGAAATGTGTTCGGCTGGGAGTCCCTAATGCTGTACAAGTTAACCCAA aacataCTTGCTACGTTGGTAGAGGTGAGGGTTATAGAGGAACTCTCACCCACACAGCTTCTGGACTCGCATGTCAACATTGGAGCCATCAGATTTTCTACCAGTCATCAGACTACCCAGAGTTGACCGGTGGGCACAATTTCTGTCGCAATCCCGTGGGGATAGAGAGCCAACCTTGGTGTTTCACGGCAGATTCCGAGACTCACAGGGAGCTTTGTGATATCCCTAAATGTG CGGACTACACGTGGCTGTACATCTTCTTCCCTACAACTGCTGTTGTGATATTTCTGGGTCTGGCTGTTGGTATTTGGTGCATGAAGCGACGTTCTAATCATCCTCCGACTTCCAGTAAACTATCCAAGATGGCCGCTTGTCCTCCCAGTCAACAAGGTTACAGCCAGAGAGTGGAAATGAACTCTTTAATGTCAAAGTCCAAAATAAGAGTTCCAGAGTTTCCACTGACCTCTATCCGTTTTCTCCAGCAGTTAGGAGAAGGAGCCTTTGGCAAGGTCTATAGAGGCGAACTGCTGGGAATCCACGGACCTGGGTCAGCTGCTTTGGTAGCCATTAAGACACTCAAAGAAGACGCCACTTTCAAAACGCAGCAGGACTTCTGGCGAGAAGCAGAAATGATGTCAGGTCTTCAACACCCTAACATTGTGGGTCTGTTGGgtgtttgttttcaaaaagaaCCTCTATGTATGTTGTTTGAATACATGACAAAAGGTGACCTTCACGAATACCTTATCTCGCACTGCCCCCTCTCTGACATTTCTATAAATGAAGAGAAAAGAACTAAACAACTTCTGGAGCTTCCAGATTTACTCCATATTTCTCGTCAGGTGGCAAGTGGAATGGAATTTCTGTCGGGCCATCACTACGTCCATCGGGATCTGGCCACTCGAAACTGTTTGGTTGATGAAGGACTTACAGTAAAGATTTCCGATTTTGGTCTTTCTCGGGACATCTATTCTTCAGATTATTACAGAGTTCAGTCTAAGTCTCTGCTTCCAGTCCGTTGGATGCCTCCAGAGTCTATTCTATATGGAAAGTTTTCTACAGAAAGTGATGTGTGGTCCTTTGGAGTTGTGATGTGGGAAGTGTTCAGCTTTGGTCTTCAACCATATTACGGTTACAACAACCAAGAAGTAATTGACATGATTCGCACCAGACAACTCCTACCCTGCCCAGAAATGTGCCCGCCACATATGTACGCCATGATGGTAGAATGTTGGCACGAGATTCCGTCACGGAGACCATCCTTCCGGGAGCTGCATGCTCGGCTGTGTTCGTGGCAGGCAATGCACGCTCGGACCCTCAGTGTGGCCCATTCTGCCAGCACTAACAATGGAAGTCAGCACAGTAGCACAGGCCCTAGCAACAACACGGGGTCCACGAATTTGAGTAGTAACCTTTCACAAATGCCAGGCCACAGTAATGGACAGCCTCAAATCAGAGTTGGCCCCAACTCTAAACCTACTCTCAGCACCTGTAAGGAAGGTTTCCCTGCGTACTTGCAAGCTAAGCCTGGGACTCACCTGTCCAAACCTGTCGCATCATCATCATCCTCTCCAATTGCTTCTTACATTGCTGCTCAAGATGGGAAAGTGTCGAATGTGTAA